Proteins encoded by one window of Amaranthus tricolor cultivar Red isolate AtriRed21 chromosome 4, ASM2621246v1, whole genome shotgun sequence:
- the LOC130809959 gene encoding endoribonuclease Dicer homolog 1 isoform X1 — protein sequence MEGGNNGKGNLDDVKPNYWLDACEEEDDMMIPCDFMGDFSDFASCNQSEITGTGIDQSFFGGIDHILDSIKNGSGVPSNNIHTHNVSDSNNVGMEIENFVLNSDAEGGNSLISDKVMDDVENNDGNLELLVNCGKGNNGDVVLQGVANGDKDRGGEERNAKRARLNNGLKENKGYLSHGQSCLRDCDRNGRKRGREFEEGGRRDRGRDRDRERERERDLSGRRRGYYNGRRENRDKEWRDRESKGYWEREKHGSKELVFREGSYEAIRNTDMNKVESEKNQDCNGKVEKNENKEKNLEEQARKYQLEVLEQAKQKNTIAFLETGAGKTLIAVLLIKSISNRLQLQNKKVLAVFLVPKVPLVYQQAEVIREQTGYSVGHYCGEMGQDFWDTRRWTREFETKQVLVMTAQILLNILRHSIIKMECIHLLILDECHHAVKKHPYSLVMSEFYHTTPKEKRPAVFGMTASPVNLKGVSSQVDCAIKIRNLETKLDSVVCTIKDRRELEKHVPMPSEIVMEYDKAASLCYLHEQIKQMEVAVEEAARASTRKSKWQFMGARDAGAKEELRQVYGVSERTESDGAANLIQKLRAVNYALSELGQWCAYKVAHNFLVALQNDERAHYQLDVKFQESYLSKIVGLLQCQISEGAASNKDTKSAEENVGCHQVNSNADEIEEGELPDCHVVSGGEHVDVIIGAAVADGKVTPKVQSLVKILMKYQHTNDFRAIIFVERVVAALVLPKVFAELPSLSFIKCASLIGHNNSQEMRTSQMQDTIAKFRDGRVTLLVATSVAEEGLDIRQCNVVIRFDLAKTVLAYIQSRGRARKPGSDYILMVERGNLSHEMFLKNARNSEETLRKEAIERTDVSHLKGSSRLVSAENAPGSVYQVPSTGATVSLNSAVGLIHFYCSQLPSDRYSILRPEFIMERHEKPGGSTEYSCRLQLPCNAPFEKLEGPVCSSMRRAQQTVCLDACKKLHEMGVFTDMLLPDKGSSEDGEKIEVNDLGEPLPGTARHREFYPEGIASILRGDWILSGRDVFGDSKVIRLYMYAVKWEHVGSSKDPFVTQVSDFSVLFGSELDAEVLSMSMDLFIARTMKSKASLVFRGLIDVTESQLASLKSFHVRMMSIVLDVDVDPSTTPWDPAKAYLFVPMVGDKSLDPLEEIDWDLVQTITKTDAWNNPLQRARPDVYLGTNERSLGGDRREYGFGKLRYGMAFGKKPHPTYGIRGAVAQYDVVKASGLVPDRDYDSHTNFDIPNGMLMLADTCVNADDLVGKIVTAAHSGKRFYVDSVRYDMTADNSFPRKEGYLGPLEYSSYADYYKQKYGVELLYKKQPLLRGRGVSYCKNLLSPRFEHSDEHEGEFEEIVDKTYYVFLPAELCFLHPLPGVLVRGAQRLPSIMRRVESMLLAIELKNIIKYPVPASKILEALTAASCQETFCYERAELLGDAYLKWVVSRYLFLKYPQKHEGQLTRMRQQMVSNLVLYHHALEKGLQSYIQADRFAPSRWAAPGVPPVFDEDTKEEESSLFDQEKTNLKIDHERVNNYDVDDDQEMEDGEVEGDSSSYRVLSSKTLADVVEALIGVHYVEGGKNAANHFMKWIGIDIEFNPEDIECPKRPIMVAEGVLRSVDFDTLEGALNIKFKDRTLLIEAITHASRPSSGVACYQRLEFVGDAVLDHLITRHLFFRYTDLPPGRLTDLRAAAVNNENFARVAVKHKLHLHLRHGSTALEKQIRDFVKEVQEELLKPGFNSFGLGDCKAPKVLGDIVESIAGAIFLDSGHDATVVWRVFEPLLQPMVTPDTLPMHPVRELQERCQQQAEGLEYKATREGNLATVEVYVNGIQVGVAHNPQKKMAQKLAARNALLVLKEKETAEAKVKAEESEKKNKNSVVTFTRQTLNDICLRRNWPMPLYRCVNEGGPAHAKRFTFAVRVNTSSKGWTEECIGEPMPSVKKAKDSAAALLLELLNKRYS from the exons ATGGAGGGAGGAAATAATGGTAAGGGTAATTTGGATGATGTCAAGCCGAATTATTGGCTTGATGCTTGTGAAGAGGAAGATGATATGATGATTCCTTGTGATTTTATGGgcgatttttctgattttgcgAGCTGTAATCAGAGTGAAATTACTGGTACTGGCATTGATCAGAGTTTTTTTGGTGGTATTGATCATATTCTTGATAGTATTAAGAATGGTTCTGGTGTGCCTTCTAATAATATTCATACCCATAATGTTAGTGATAGTAATAATGTTGGtatggaaattgagaattttgttttgaattctgATGCTGAGGGGGGGAATTCTTTGATTAGTGATAAAGTTATGGATGATGTTGAGAATAATGATGGTAATTTAGAATTGTTAGTGAATTGTGGTAAGGGGAATAATGGAGATGTGGTGTTGCAGGGTGTTGCCAATGGGGATAAGGATCGAGGTGGTGAGGAGAGGAATGCGAAAAGGGCTCGTCTTAATAAtggtttaaaagaaaataagggGTATTTGAGTCATGGGCAAAGTTGTTTGAGGGATTGTGATAGGAATGGAAGGAAAAGGGGTAGGGAGTTTGAGGAGGGTGGAAGGAGGGATAGAGGTAGGGATAGGGATAGGGAGCGAGAGCGAGAGAGGGATTTGAGTGGTAGGAGAAGGGGGTATTACAATGGGAGACGAGAGAATCGGGATAAAGAATGGAGAGATAGAGAATCAAAGGGTTATTGGGAGAGGGAAAAGCACGGTTCCAAGGAACTTGTGTTTCGTGAGGGTTCGTATGAAGCTATTCGAAATACAGACATGAATAAGGTGGAGTCTGAGAAGAATCAAGATTGTAATGGAAAGGTGGAGAAGAATGAGAATAAAGAAAAGAATTTGGAGGAACAAGCACGAAAATATCAGTTGGAGGTTCTTGAGCAGGCTAAGCAAAAGAATACTATTGCATTCCTTGAGACTGGAGCAGGGAAGACTTTGATTGCTGTTTTACTTATTAAAAGTATCTCTAATAGATTGCAATTGCAGAACAAAAAGGTGTTGGCTGTTTTTTTGGTGCCTAAAGTTCCCTTAGTTTATCAG CAAGCAGAAGTTATACGCGAGCAAACTGGTTATAGTGTAGGCCATTACTGTGGTGAGATGGGTCAGGACTTCTGGGACACACGAAGATGGACACGGGAGTTTGAAACTAAGCAG GTTTTAGTCATGACtgctcaaattttgttaaacatACTAAGGCATAGCATAATCAAGATGGAATGTATACACCTCCTTATTCTTGATGAGTGTCACCATGCCGTAAAGAAGCACCCATATTCACTAGTGATGTCTGAATTTTATCACACAACTCCAAAGGAGAAAAGACCAGCTGTTTTCGGGATGACTGCTTCCCCTGTTAATTTAAAGG GTGTTTCCAGCCAAGTAGATTGTGCAATCAAGATACGGAATCTAGAGACTAAGCTGGATTCTGTAGTTTGTACAATCAAAGATCGTAGAGAGCTGGAAAAACATGTTCCAATGCCATCAGAAATTGTCATGGAGTATGACAAAGCGGCTTCATTGTGTTATTTACATGAACAGATTAAACAAATGGAAGTGGCAGTTGAAGAAGCGGCACGAGCAAGTACCAGGAAAAGCAAATGGCAGTTTATGGGAGCCAGAGACGCTGGAGCCAAAGAAGAACTACGCCAAGTCTATGGTGTATCTGAAAGAACTGAGAGTGATGGTGCTGCTAATTTGATTCAAAAATTGAGGGCTGTTAACTATGCCCTCAGTGAGCTGGGGCAGTGGTGTGCTTACAAG GTTGCGCACAATTTTTTAGTAGCCTTGCAAAATGACGAGAGGGCACACTACCAGCTTGATGTCAAGTTCCAAGAATCCTATTTGAGCAAAATTGTCGGACTTCTACAGTGTCAGATATCGGAGGGAGCTGCTTCCAACAAGGACACCAAAAGTGCAGAGGAAAATGTTGGCTGCCATCAAGTCAACAGCAATGCTGATGAGATTGAGGAGGGAGAGCTTCCTGATTGTCATG TTGTCTCTGGTGGAGAGCATGTTGATGTCATCATTGGAGCAGCTGTTGCTGATGGGAAGGTCACCCCCAAGGTGCAGTCATTGGTAAAAATATTGATGAAGTATCAGCACACCAATGATTTCCGTGCAATCATATTTGTTGAGAGAGTTGTGGCTGCCTTGGTTCTTCCAAAG GTTTTTGCTGAGCTTCCATCGTTAAGTTTTATCAAGTGTGCAAGCCTAATTGGACATAACAATAGTCAAGAAATGCGGACATCACAAATGCAGGATACAATTGCTAAATTTCGAGATGGTCGT GTTACTTTGCTAGTTGCCACCAGTGTTGCTGAGGAAGGTCTAGATATTCGGCAATGTAATGTAGTGATTCGTTTTGACCTTGCAAAAACCGTTTTGGCTTACATTCAATCTAGGGGTCGTGCAAGAAAACCAGGATCAGATTATATCTTAATGGTCGAgag GGGGAATCTTTCACATGAAATGTTCCTAAAGAATGCTAGAAACAGTGAAGAGACTTTACGTAAAGAAGCGATTGAGAGGACTGATGTTAGTCATCTTAAGGGTAGTTCAAGATTGGTTTCAGCAGAAAATGCCCCAGGTTCAGTGTACCAGGTACCTTCAACGGGGGCTACTGTGAGCTTGAATTCTGCTGTTGGCCTCATCCATTTTTATTGTTCGCAATTACCCAGTGATAG ATATTCAATACTTCGTCCGGAATTTATCATGGAACGGCATGAGAAGCCAGGTGGGTCAACGGAGTATTCATGTAGGCTTCAACTTCCTTGTAATGCCCCTTTTGAAAAACTTGAGGGCCCAGTTTGCAGTTCAATGCGTCGTGCACAACAG ACTGTTTGTCTGGATGCTTGCAAGAAGCTTCATGAGATGGGGGTGTTTACTGACATGCTATTGCCCGACAAGGGAAGTAGTGAAGATGGAGAAAAAATTGAGGTGAATGATTTAGGGGAACCACTTCCAGGAACAGCCAGACACAGAGAATTCTACCCTGAAGGCATAGCCTCGATCCTCCGG GGGGATTGGATCTTATCTGGCAGAGATGTTTTTGGTGACTCCAAAGTAATTCGTCTATACATGTATGCTGTCAAATGGGAACATGTTGGGTCCTCAAAGGATCCATTTGTTACCCAAGTTTCAGATTTTTCAGTACTTTTTGGCAGTGAGCTGGATGCAGAG GTGTTATCGATGTCGATGGATCTCTTTATCGCTCGAACCATGAAGAGTAAAGCATCGCTTGTCTTTCGGGGTTTGATAGATGTCACGGAAAGCCAG CTAGCATCCCTAAAGAGTTTTCATGTGAGAATGATGAGCATTGTACTTGATGTGGATGTTGACCCTTCAACAACTCCGTGGGATCCTGCAAAGGCTTATCTCTTTGTACCTATGGTGGGCGATAAATCTTTAGATCCTTTAGAAGAAATAGACTGGGATCTTGTTCAGACTATAACAAAGACAGATGCGTGGAACAATCCCTTACAAAGGGCTCGGCCAGATGTTTACTTGGGAACAAATGAGCGGAGTCTAGGTGGGGATAGAAGAGAATATGGGTTTGGGAAACTGCGGTATGGTATGGCATTTGGGAAAAAACCTCATCCTACTTATGGTATTAGAGGAGCAGTTGCACAGTATGATGTTGTAAAGGCTTCTGGATTAGTTCCTGACCGGGATTATGATTCTCATACCAACTTCGATATCCCTAACGGAATGTTGATGTTAGCTGATACCTGCGTTAATGCTGATGATTTGGTGGGAAAAATTGTGACTGCTGCACACTCTGGAAAGAGGTTTTACGTGGATTCTGTACGTTATGATATGACTGCAGATAACTCATTCCCTAGAAAAGAAGGATATCTAGGGCCCTTGGAGTATAGTTCATATGCAGATTACTACAAACAAAA GTATGGAGTCGAATTGCTCTATAAGAAACAACCTTTACTGAGAGGTCGTGGTGTTTCATATTGCAAGAATTTGCTTTCCCCAAGATTTGAGCATTCAGATG AACATGAGGGTGAATTTGAGGAAATCGTTGACAAAACTTACTATGTGTTTCTACCTGCTGAATTGTGTTTCTTACATCCACTTCCCGGAGTGCTGGTTCGAGGTGCCCAAAGACTGCCATCAATAATGAGACGGGTGGAAAGCATGCTTCTTGCTATTGAACTTAAGAATATCATCAAATATCCTGTCCCTGCTTCTAAG ATTCTGGAAGCTTTGACCGCAGCCTCTTGTCAAGAGACATTTTGTTATGAAAGAGCCGAACTCCTAGGAGATGCTTATTTGAAATGGGTCGTTAGTAGATATCTTTTTCTTAAATATCCCCAGAAACACGAGGGTCAGCTCACACGGATGAGACAACAAATGGTAAGCAATTTGGTCTTATACCATCATGCACTGGAGAAAGGGCTTCAGTCGTATATCCAAGCAGATCGCTTTGCTCCATCTAGGTGGGCTGCTCCTGGTGTTCCTCCAGTTTTTGATGAGGACACCAAAGAAGAGGAATCATCTTTATTTGATCAGGAAAAAACTAATTTAAAGATTGATCATGAAAGAGTCAATAATTATGATGTTGACGATGATCAAGAAATGGAAGATGGTGAAGTTGAAGGTGATTCAAGCTCTTACAGGGTACTTTCTAGTAAAACATTGGCTGATGTTGTTGAAGCACTAATTGGAGTTCATTATGTCGAAGGCGGAAAGAACGCCGCTAACCACTTCATGAAATGGATTGGAATTGATATAGAGTTTAATCCTGAAGATATTGAATGTCCAAAGAGGCCAATTATGGTTGCAGAAGGTGTTCTTAGAAGTGTGGATTTTGATACATTAGAAGGTGCTTTAAATATTAAGTTTAAAGATAGGACTTTGTTGATTGAAGCAATTACGCATGCTTCACGCCCGTCTTCTGGAGTTGCATGCTACCAGCGGCTTGAGTTTGTGGGTGAtgcagttttggatcatctaATAACTAGGCATCTGTTCTTCAGGTATACAGATCTGCCTCCAGGCCGTCTGACAGATCTGCGCGCTGCAGCTGTTAACAATGAAAATTTTGCCCGGGTTGCCGTCAAACATAAGCTTCACCTGCATTTGCGGCATGGGTCTACTGCCCTGGAGAAGCAG ATACGGGATTTTGTGAAGGAAGTTCAAGAGGAGTTGTTAAAACCTGGTTTTAATTCCTTCGGATTAGGAGATTGTAAAGCCCCGAAAGTACTTGGTGATATTGTTGAATCGATTGCTGGAGCTATTTTTCTTGATAGCGGACATGACGCAACAGTTGTTTGGAGA GTTTTTGAGCCTTTGCTTCAACCAATGGTTACTCCCGATACACTTCCCATGCATCCTGTCCGAGAGTTGCAAGAAAGATGTCAGCAGCAGGCTGAAGGCCTGGAATATAAGGCCACTAGAGAAGGGAATTTAGCCACTGTTGAAGTTTACGTCAATGGAATCCAAGTTGGAGTCGCTCATAATCCACAGAAAAAGATGGCTCAGAAATTGGCCGCTCGGAATGCTCTGCTTGTTTTAAAGGAGAAAGAAACAGCTGAAGCTAAGGTCAAGGCTGAGGAGAGCGAGAAAAAAAACAAGAACAGTGTAGTAACATTCACAAGGCAAACACTGAATGATATATGCTTACGTAGAAATTGGCCCATGCCACTCTATAG gtGTGTGAATGAAGGAGGCCCTGCTCATGCCAAGCGGTTCACATTCGCAGTTCGGGTAAATACCAGTAGTAAAGGTTGGACCGAGGAATGCATTGGAGAGCCTATGCCTAGTGTTAAGAAGGCCAAAGACTCTGCTGCGGCTCTTCTTTTGGAACTGTTGAACAAACGGTATTCCTAA
- the LOC130809959 gene encoding endoribonuclease Dicer homolog 1 isoform X2, whose translation MNVGPIMGKLSFYVLVMTAQILLNILRHSIIKMECIHLLILDECHHAVKKHPYSLVMSEFYHTTPKEKRPAVFGMTASPVNLKGVSSQVDCAIKIRNLETKLDSVVCTIKDRRELEKHVPMPSEIVMEYDKAASLCYLHEQIKQMEVAVEEAARASTRKSKWQFMGARDAGAKEELRQVYGVSERTESDGAANLIQKLRAVNYALSELGQWCAYKVAHNFLVALQNDERAHYQLDVKFQESYLSKIVGLLQCQISEGAASNKDTKSAEENVGCHQVNSNADEIEEGELPDCHVVSGGEHVDVIIGAAVADGKVTPKVQSLVKILMKYQHTNDFRAIIFVERVVAALVLPKVFAELPSLSFIKCASLIGHNNSQEMRTSQMQDTIAKFRDGRVTLLVATSVAEEGLDIRQCNVVIRFDLAKTVLAYIQSRGRARKPGSDYILMVERGNLSHEMFLKNARNSEETLRKEAIERTDVSHLKGSSRLVSAENAPGSVYQVPSTGATVSLNSAVGLIHFYCSQLPSDRYSILRPEFIMERHEKPGGSTEYSCRLQLPCNAPFEKLEGPVCSSMRRAQQTVCLDACKKLHEMGVFTDMLLPDKGSSEDGEKIEVNDLGEPLPGTARHREFYPEGIASILRGDWILSGRDVFGDSKVIRLYMYAVKWEHVGSSKDPFVTQVSDFSVLFGSELDAEVLSMSMDLFIARTMKSKASLVFRGLIDVTESQLASLKSFHVRMMSIVLDVDVDPSTTPWDPAKAYLFVPMVGDKSLDPLEEIDWDLVQTITKTDAWNNPLQRARPDVYLGTNERSLGGDRREYGFGKLRYGMAFGKKPHPTYGIRGAVAQYDVVKASGLVPDRDYDSHTNFDIPNGMLMLADTCVNADDLVGKIVTAAHSGKRFYVDSVRYDMTADNSFPRKEGYLGPLEYSSYADYYKQKYGVELLYKKQPLLRGRGVSYCKNLLSPRFEHSDEHEGEFEEIVDKTYYVFLPAELCFLHPLPGVLVRGAQRLPSIMRRVESMLLAIELKNIIKYPVPASKILEALTAASCQETFCYERAELLGDAYLKWVVSRYLFLKYPQKHEGQLTRMRQQMVSNLVLYHHALEKGLQSYIQADRFAPSRWAAPGVPPVFDEDTKEEESSLFDQEKTNLKIDHERVNNYDVDDDQEMEDGEVEGDSSSYRVLSSKTLADVVEALIGVHYVEGGKNAANHFMKWIGIDIEFNPEDIECPKRPIMVAEGVLRSVDFDTLEGALNIKFKDRTLLIEAITHASRPSSGVACYQRLEFVGDAVLDHLITRHLFFRYTDLPPGRLTDLRAAAVNNENFARVAVKHKLHLHLRHGSTALEKQIRDFVKEVQEELLKPGFNSFGLGDCKAPKVLGDIVESIAGAIFLDSGHDATVVWRVFEPLLQPMVTPDTLPMHPVRELQERCQQQAEGLEYKATREGNLATVEVYVNGIQVGVAHNPQKKMAQKLAARNALLVLKEKETAEAKVKAEESEKKNKNSVVTFTRQTLNDICLRRNWPMPLYRCVNEGGPAHAKRFTFAVRVNTSSKGWTEECIGEPMPSVKKAKDSAAALLLELLNKRYS comes from the exons ATGAATGTAGGTCCAATTATGGGTAAATTGAGTTTTTAT GTTTTAGTCATGACtgctcaaattttgttaaacatACTAAGGCATAGCATAATCAAGATGGAATGTATACACCTCCTTATTCTTGATGAGTGTCACCATGCCGTAAAGAAGCACCCATATTCACTAGTGATGTCTGAATTTTATCACACAACTCCAAAGGAGAAAAGACCAGCTGTTTTCGGGATGACTGCTTCCCCTGTTAATTTAAAGG GTGTTTCCAGCCAAGTAGATTGTGCAATCAAGATACGGAATCTAGAGACTAAGCTGGATTCTGTAGTTTGTACAATCAAAGATCGTAGAGAGCTGGAAAAACATGTTCCAATGCCATCAGAAATTGTCATGGAGTATGACAAAGCGGCTTCATTGTGTTATTTACATGAACAGATTAAACAAATGGAAGTGGCAGTTGAAGAAGCGGCACGAGCAAGTACCAGGAAAAGCAAATGGCAGTTTATGGGAGCCAGAGACGCTGGAGCCAAAGAAGAACTACGCCAAGTCTATGGTGTATCTGAAAGAACTGAGAGTGATGGTGCTGCTAATTTGATTCAAAAATTGAGGGCTGTTAACTATGCCCTCAGTGAGCTGGGGCAGTGGTGTGCTTACAAG GTTGCGCACAATTTTTTAGTAGCCTTGCAAAATGACGAGAGGGCACACTACCAGCTTGATGTCAAGTTCCAAGAATCCTATTTGAGCAAAATTGTCGGACTTCTACAGTGTCAGATATCGGAGGGAGCTGCTTCCAACAAGGACACCAAAAGTGCAGAGGAAAATGTTGGCTGCCATCAAGTCAACAGCAATGCTGATGAGATTGAGGAGGGAGAGCTTCCTGATTGTCATG TTGTCTCTGGTGGAGAGCATGTTGATGTCATCATTGGAGCAGCTGTTGCTGATGGGAAGGTCACCCCCAAGGTGCAGTCATTGGTAAAAATATTGATGAAGTATCAGCACACCAATGATTTCCGTGCAATCATATTTGTTGAGAGAGTTGTGGCTGCCTTGGTTCTTCCAAAG GTTTTTGCTGAGCTTCCATCGTTAAGTTTTATCAAGTGTGCAAGCCTAATTGGACATAACAATAGTCAAGAAATGCGGACATCACAAATGCAGGATACAATTGCTAAATTTCGAGATGGTCGT GTTACTTTGCTAGTTGCCACCAGTGTTGCTGAGGAAGGTCTAGATATTCGGCAATGTAATGTAGTGATTCGTTTTGACCTTGCAAAAACCGTTTTGGCTTACATTCAATCTAGGGGTCGTGCAAGAAAACCAGGATCAGATTATATCTTAATGGTCGAgag GGGGAATCTTTCACATGAAATGTTCCTAAAGAATGCTAGAAACAGTGAAGAGACTTTACGTAAAGAAGCGATTGAGAGGACTGATGTTAGTCATCTTAAGGGTAGTTCAAGATTGGTTTCAGCAGAAAATGCCCCAGGTTCAGTGTACCAGGTACCTTCAACGGGGGCTACTGTGAGCTTGAATTCTGCTGTTGGCCTCATCCATTTTTATTGTTCGCAATTACCCAGTGATAG ATATTCAATACTTCGTCCGGAATTTATCATGGAACGGCATGAGAAGCCAGGTGGGTCAACGGAGTATTCATGTAGGCTTCAACTTCCTTGTAATGCCCCTTTTGAAAAACTTGAGGGCCCAGTTTGCAGTTCAATGCGTCGTGCACAACAG ACTGTTTGTCTGGATGCTTGCAAGAAGCTTCATGAGATGGGGGTGTTTACTGACATGCTATTGCCCGACAAGGGAAGTAGTGAAGATGGAGAAAAAATTGAGGTGAATGATTTAGGGGAACCACTTCCAGGAACAGCCAGACACAGAGAATTCTACCCTGAAGGCATAGCCTCGATCCTCCGG GGGGATTGGATCTTATCTGGCAGAGATGTTTTTGGTGACTCCAAAGTAATTCGTCTATACATGTATGCTGTCAAATGGGAACATGTTGGGTCCTCAAAGGATCCATTTGTTACCCAAGTTTCAGATTTTTCAGTACTTTTTGGCAGTGAGCTGGATGCAGAG GTGTTATCGATGTCGATGGATCTCTTTATCGCTCGAACCATGAAGAGTAAAGCATCGCTTGTCTTTCGGGGTTTGATAGATGTCACGGAAAGCCAG CTAGCATCCCTAAAGAGTTTTCATGTGAGAATGATGAGCATTGTACTTGATGTGGATGTTGACCCTTCAACAACTCCGTGGGATCCTGCAAAGGCTTATCTCTTTGTACCTATGGTGGGCGATAAATCTTTAGATCCTTTAGAAGAAATAGACTGGGATCTTGTTCAGACTATAACAAAGACAGATGCGTGGAACAATCCCTTACAAAGGGCTCGGCCAGATGTTTACTTGGGAACAAATGAGCGGAGTCTAGGTGGGGATAGAAGAGAATATGGGTTTGGGAAACTGCGGTATGGTATGGCATTTGGGAAAAAACCTCATCCTACTTATGGTATTAGAGGAGCAGTTGCACAGTATGATGTTGTAAAGGCTTCTGGATTAGTTCCTGACCGGGATTATGATTCTCATACCAACTTCGATATCCCTAACGGAATGTTGATGTTAGCTGATACCTGCGTTAATGCTGATGATTTGGTGGGAAAAATTGTGACTGCTGCACACTCTGGAAAGAGGTTTTACGTGGATTCTGTACGTTATGATATGACTGCAGATAACTCATTCCCTAGAAAAGAAGGATATCTAGGGCCCTTGGAGTATAGTTCATATGCAGATTACTACAAACAAAA GTATGGAGTCGAATTGCTCTATAAGAAACAACCTTTACTGAGAGGTCGTGGTGTTTCATATTGCAAGAATTTGCTTTCCCCAAGATTTGAGCATTCAGATG AACATGAGGGTGAATTTGAGGAAATCGTTGACAAAACTTACTATGTGTTTCTACCTGCTGAATTGTGTTTCTTACATCCACTTCCCGGAGTGCTGGTTCGAGGTGCCCAAAGACTGCCATCAATAATGAGACGGGTGGAAAGCATGCTTCTTGCTATTGAACTTAAGAATATCATCAAATATCCTGTCCCTGCTTCTAAG ATTCTGGAAGCTTTGACCGCAGCCTCTTGTCAAGAGACATTTTGTTATGAAAGAGCCGAACTCCTAGGAGATGCTTATTTGAAATGGGTCGTTAGTAGATATCTTTTTCTTAAATATCCCCAGAAACACGAGGGTCAGCTCACACGGATGAGACAACAAATGGTAAGCAATTTGGTCTTATACCATCATGCACTGGAGAAAGGGCTTCAGTCGTATATCCAAGCAGATCGCTTTGCTCCATCTAGGTGGGCTGCTCCTGGTGTTCCTCCAGTTTTTGATGAGGACACCAAAGAAGAGGAATCATCTTTATTTGATCAGGAAAAAACTAATTTAAAGATTGATCATGAAAGAGTCAATAATTATGATGTTGACGATGATCAAGAAATGGAAGATGGTGAAGTTGAAGGTGATTCAAGCTCTTACAGGGTACTTTCTAGTAAAACATTGGCTGATGTTGTTGAAGCACTAATTGGAGTTCATTATGTCGAAGGCGGAAAGAACGCCGCTAACCACTTCATGAAATGGATTGGAATTGATATAGAGTTTAATCCTGAAGATATTGAATGTCCAAAGAGGCCAATTATGGTTGCAGAAGGTGTTCTTAGAAGTGTGGATTTTGATACATTAGAAGGTGCTTTAAATATTAAGTTTAAAGATAGGACTTTGTTGATTGAAGCAATTACGCATGCTTCACGCCCGTCTTCTGGAGTTGCATGCTACCAGCGGCTTGAGTTTGTGGGTGAtgcagttttggatcatctaATAACTAGGCATCTGTTCTTCAGGTATACAGATCTGCCTCCAGGCCGTCTGACAGATCTGCGCGCTGCAGCTGTTAACAATGAAAATTTTGCCCGGGTTGCCGTCAAACATAAGCTTCACCTGCATTTGCGGCATGGGTCTACTGCCCTGGAGAAGCAG ATACGGGATTTTGTGAAGGAAGTTCAAGAGGAGTTGTTAAAACCTGGTTTTAATTCCTTCGGATTAGGAGATTGTAAAGCCCCGAAAGTACTTGGTGATATTGTTGAATCGATTGCTGGAGCTATTTTTCTTGATAGCGGACATGACGCAACAGTTGTTTGGAGA GTTTTTGAGCCTTTGCTTCAACCAATGGTTACTCCCGATACACTTCCCATGCATCCTGTCCGAGAGTTGCAAGAAAGATGTCAGCAGCAGGCTGAAGGCCTGGAATATAAGGCCACTAGAGAAGGGAATTTAGCCACTGTTGAAGTTTACGTCAATGGAATCCAAGTTGGAGTCGCTCATAATCCACAGAAAAAGATGGCTCAGAAATTGGCCGCTCGGAATGCTCTGCTTGTTTTAAAGGAGAAAGAAACAGCTGAAGCTAAGGTCAAGGCTGAGGAGAGCGAGAAAAAAAACAAGAACAGTGTAGTAACATTCACAAGGCAAACACTGAATGATATATGCTTACGTAGAAATTGGCCCATGCCACTCTATAG gtGTGTGAATGAAGGAGGCCCTGCTCATGCCAAGCGGTTCACATTCGCAGTTCGGGTAAATACCAGTAGTAAAGGTTGGACCGAGGAATGCATTGGAGAGCCTATGCCTAGTGTTAAGAAGGCCAAAGACTCTGCTGCGGCTCTTCTTTTGGAACTGTTGAACAAACGGTATTCCTAA